The Comamonas sp. GB3 AK4-5 genome includes a region encoding these proteins:
- a CDS encoding IS3 family transposase (programmed frameshift), with protein sequence MSSQRYPEEFRIEAAKQILEHGHSVADVSRRLGVSAHSLYKWVRQQQIPAAQRAQQVSQSEELRRLKSELKRVTEERDILKKAGGVLRSPVRLKYAFIARHQKVYSVLRMCRMLRLHPSGYYTWKAKPESKRAVDDRRLLGLLKQAWLESGGVYGYRKLTLDMRDLGEGCSRHRVAKLLRHEGLKAQRGYGKRPRPRGGAAAIVAPNLLEQQFKVSEPNTAWVTDITYIATHEGWLYLAAVIDLYSRQVVGWSTGSRIDTQLALDALHMAVWRRRPRNTVVVHSDQGCQFTSHEWQRFLAGHNLQPSMSRRGNCHDNAVAESFFQLLKCERIRKHTYATRQEARSAIFGYIEMFYNPIRRHSSADGMSPVEFERRNSVRPVAI encoded by the exons ATGAGCAGTCAACGTTACCCCGAAGAATTCAGGATTGAAGCAGCCAAGCAAATCCTGGAACACGGCCACAGCGTGGCCGATGTCTCACGCCGCCTAGGCGTGAGTGCACATAGCCTGTACAAATGGGTTCGCCAGCAACAAATCCCAGCAGCGCAACGAGCCCAGCAAGTGAGCCAAAGCGAAGAGCTGCGTCGCCTGAAGTCCGAGCTCAAGCGGGTCACAGAGGAGCGTGACATCCTAAAAAAAGCGG GCGGCGTACTTCGCTCGCCAGTCCGACTGAAGTACGCCTTTATCGCCAGGCATCAGAAGGTCTACAGCGTCTTGCGGATGTGTCGCATGCTGCGGCTGCACCCCAGCGGCTACTACACCTGGAAGGCCAAACCAGAAAGCAAACGTGCGGTTGATGACCGCAGGTTGCTGGGCTTGCTCAAACAGGCTTGGCTGGAGAGCGGCGGCGTTTATGGCTATCGCAAACTGACCCTGGATATGCGTGACTTGGGTGAAGGTTGCAGTAGGCATCGCGTTGCCAAGCTATTGCGTCATGAAGGATTGAAGGCACAAAGAGGCTATGGCAAGCGGCCACGTCCACGGGGCGGTGCTGCAGCCATAGTTGCGCCTAACCTGTTGGAGCAACAGTTCAAAGTCAGTGAACCCAATACCGCCTGGGTCACCGACATCACGTATATCGCTACGCACGAGGGCTGGCTGTACTTGGCTGCGGTGATCGACCTGTATTCCCGGCAAGTAGTTGGCTGGTCCACGGGCAGCCGCATTGACACCCAGTTGGCTCTTGATGCCTTGCACATGGCTGTCTGGCGGAGAAGGCCCCGCAATACGGTCGTTGTGCATTCCGATCAAGGCTGCCAATTCACCAGCCATGAATGGCAGCGCTTCCTCGCAGGCCACAACCTGCAGCCCAGCATGAGCAGGCGAGGCAATTGCCACGACAACGCCGTGGCGGAGAGTTTCTTCCAGTTGCTCAAGTGTGAGCGCATTCGCAAACACACCTATGCGACAAGGCAAGAAGCGCGCAGCGCAATCTTTGGCTACATCGAGATGTTCTATAACCCCATCCGCAGACATTCGTCTGCGGATGGCATGTCTCCCGTAGAGTTCGAGAGACGCAATTCCGTGAGGCCGGTAGCTATCTAG
- a CDS encoding ABC transporter ATP-binding protein gives MIETRDIVKRHGSTTVLHGVTVQIPEQKFTAIIGPNGAGKSTLLSLVSRLMPISSGSASVAGLDVTTTASDALARVMAILRQENQSTLRLTVRDLVGFGRFPHSKGRMTEEDLRHVDEALEYLHLQELAGRFLDELSGGQRQRAYIAMVLCQDTPYILLDEPLNNLDMAHAVTMMKLLRRMVDERGKTVVVVLHDINFASCYADHILAMQAGRMAHAGPPEAVVRDEVLSQLYGIPVSVHEVQGQRLCHYFT, from the coding sequence ATGATTGAGACGCGTGACATCGTCAAGCGCCACGGCAGCACCACGGTGTTGCATGGCGTGACGGTGCAGATTCCGGAGCAAAAGTTCACGGCCATCATCGGCCCCAATGGCGCGGGTAAGAGCACGCTGCTGTCGCTGGTGAGCCGGTTGATGCCGATTTCCAGCGGCAGTGCCAGCGTGGCCGGGCTGGATGTGACCACCACAGCCAGCGATGCGCTGGCCAGGGTGATGGCCATTTTGCGCCAGGAAAACCAGAGCACGCTGCGCCTGACGGTGCGCGATCTGGTGGGCTTTGGCCGCTTTCCGCACAGCAAGGGCCGCATGACGGAAGAAGACCTGCGCCATGTGGACGAGGCGCTGGAATATCTGCACCTGCAGGAGCTGGCAGGGCGCTTTCTGGACGAGCTCTCCGGCGGCCAGCGTCAGCGCGCCTACATCGCCATGGTGCTATGCCAGGACACGCCTTACATCTTGCTGGACGAGCCTCTGAACAACCTGGACATGGCCCATGCTGTGACCATGATGAAGCTGCTGCGCCGCATGGTGGACGAGCGTGGCAAGACCGTGGTGGTGGTGCTGCACGACATCAACTTTGCCAGCTGCTATGCCGACCATATCCTGGCCATGCAGGCCGGCCGCATGGCCCATGCCGGCCCGCCCGAGGCCGTGGTGCGCGATGAGGTGTTGAGCCAGCTCTACGGTATCCCAGTCTCGGTGCATGAGGTTCAGGGACAAAGGCTGTGTCACTATTTTACGTGA